A window of Procambarus clarkii isolate CNS0578487 chromosome 9, FALCON_Pclarkii_2.0, whole genome shotgun sequence contains these coding sequences:
- the LOC138362862 gene encoding uncharacterized protein has translation MSKDGCKFMKVDIDFLRFMDSLALLNGSLAKLAKEHIDSGKPTTFTLAMLDKVPAEAHNLLLTGKQSFCYDYVSNWDVLNEPRLPPRDAFFNTLTQEELPEKEYKQALEVFKLAKCRNIGEYLVLYLKVDTGILADIFTVWRRTMLDLYRLDIAYYLSLSSFAWDAFLFKSKVVLDPISDPRMYDLIRRNLRGGFTSVVKQLSTAENHYTGAGSGEDGTHILYLDFNSLYATCMSEKLPTGGFRCLTDAERDEMLLQGLRNIDCNQERGYWILCDTKHVSPDVARYTDDLPLILAHADIVTGQLSEYSKSILVAENRKLPRNNRKLIATHEAQRGYLISLDFLQLLMQLGVEVSRVHTIFEFEQRAHLKSFVDSNIRERTNSTCAIKSKAFKLVNNAIYGKSLTNLERYANKYYLTTTRKQFLKHARSPFFKRATLLSEDRVLCTTRKDSLTIDTPTYLGFQILQIAKRRLYSFWYDTVKAKYGDKAKLLYTDTDS, from the coding sequence ATGTCCAAAGACGGgtgtaaatttatgaaagttgacatTGACTTTCTTAGATTTATGGACAGCTTAGCCTTGCTCAATGGGTCGTTGGCCAAATTAGCCAAGGAACACATCGACAGTGGCAAACCTACGACGTTCACTCTCGCCATGTTAGATAAGGTCCCTGCTGAGGCCCATAATTTATTGTTAACTGGCAAACAGTCCTTTTGTTATGATTACGTGTCAAATTGGGATGTATTAAATGAACCGCGGCTCCCCCCCAGAGATGCATTTTTCAATACCTTGAcgcaggaagagctccctgaaaaagaaTACAAACAAGCGTTGGAGGTATTTAAATTAGCCAAGTGCCGCAATATTGGCGAATATCTCGTCTTGTATTTAAAAGTTGATACTGGCATTTTAGCAGACATTTTCACGGTGTGGCGACGCACTATGTTAGATCTTTATAGATTAGATATTGCATATTACCTCTCTTTATCTAGTTTCGCGTGGGACGCCTTCCTGTTCAAAAGTAAGGTGGTGCTAGATCCAATATCAGACCCTAGAATGTATGACCTCATTCGCAGGAATTTAAGAGGAGGCTTCACCTCAGTTGTAAAGCAATTGTCTACCGCCGAGAACCATTACACCGGGGCGGGGTCTGGCGAGGATGGAACCCACATCCTCTATCTCGACTTTAATTCACTCTATGCTACGTGCATGAGTGAAAAGCTCCCCACTGGCGGTTTCCGTTGCCTAACTGACGCCGAACGCGATGAAATGCTATTGCAGGGTTTGAGAAATATTGACTGCAATCAAGAGCGCGGTTATTGGATTTTGTGCGACACTAAACATGTTTCCCCCGACGTAGCTAGATACACTGACGACCTGCCATTAATTTTAGCACACGCCGACATCGTGACGGGACAACTATCAGAATACAGTAAGTCGATCCTAGTTGCGGAAAATCGCAAGCTGCCGCGCAATAATCGAAAACTCATTGCCACCCACGAAGCACAACGCGGCTATTTAATTAGTCTAGATTTCCTTCAGCTTTTAATGCAACTAGGGGTGGAAGTTTCGCGCGTGCACACTATCTTTGAATTTGAGCAGAGGGCACACCTCAAGTCCTTCGTAGATAGTAATATTCGCGAGCGCACAAACTCGACCTGTGCAATTAAGTCTAAGGCATTTAAACTTGTAAATAACGCTATATATGGCAAATCTTTAACGAATTTGGAGCGTTATGCCAATAAATACTATTTAACCACAACTCGCAAACAGTTCCTCAAACACGCTCGCAGCCCGTTTTTCAAACGAGCGACTTTGCTGAGTGAGGACCGTGTCCTTTGCACGACCCGCAAAGATTCGCTCACTATTGATACGCCCACATATCTAGGCTTTCAAATTCTTCAAATAGCTAAAAGGCGGCTATATTCCTTTTGGTACGACACGGTCAAAGCAAAATATGGTGACAAGGCAAAACTGCTCTACACCGACACTGACTCGTAG